The sequence CCCCCGCCTTCGCCCGCGCCATCACTTTTGAACACGTCACCTTCGCCTACCACGATCAACCGGTGTTGCAGGACATTCAACTCACCATTCCCAAGGGCCTGCGCCTGGGCATCGCCGGCGAAAGCGGCAGCGGCAAAAGCACGCTCGTCAATCTGATCTTCCGCTTCTACGACCCCCAACAGGGCGCCATCCGCCTCGACGGCGTGGATTTGCGCGACCTGAACAGCGCCGACCTCCGCCGCCAGATGGCGCTCGTCAGCCAGGAGGTCGTCCTGTTTGACGGCACCATCGCCGAAAACATCGCCTGCGGCAAACCGGGCGCCACCCGCGCCGAGATCGAACAGGCCGCCCGCATGGCCTATGCCCATGATTTCATCATGGCCAAACCCCAGGGCTACGATACGCCCGTGGGTGAGCGCGGCGTCGAGCTGAGCGCCGGCCAGCGCCAGCGCATTTGCATCGCCCGCGCCTTCATCCGCAACGCCCCCATCCTCGTCCTCGACGAAGCCACCGCCGCCCTCGACGCCCAGTCCGAGGCCGAGGTGCAGGCCGCCATTGAACGACTGGAGGAGAACCGCACCGTCATCTGCGTGGCCCACCGCCTTTCCACTCTTCAGGCCATGGATCAGATCATCGTCCTGGAAAAAGGGCGCATCATTGAGCAGGGCACTTTTACCGAACTGTTGGCGCAGGACGGCGTCTTCGCCCGCATGGCCCGCCGCCAGGGACTGGGTTGATGGCCAGGCCGCGCCGCGGCACCCGCCGGCGATTTCGCTTACTTGAACTGCAGGAACGTCACGGAATGCGGCGCAAAAACCCACCGCGGCGGACCGCCGGCGGCGCCGTGCCGCCACCGCCGGCTCTGCGGCGCCACGCGCTCCGGTGCGGCGGCGGTGTTGCGGGCATCCAGCGGCCCGGCCAGCTCTTCCACCACGGCCTCCGCCCGGGCGGGCACAAACCCGGCCAGCTCCAGCCGCGCCGGCACGGGCTGATCGCTCAGATTGACCACCTGCACCACCAGCGCGCGGCCGTCCTCACTGCGCGTGGCCGTCACCTCCAGGGCCTCGCCGGCGCCCTGCACCTCCGCCCGCACCGCCCACGGTTGATAATGGCGCGCAAACAGCCGCGTCACATACCCTGGCGGCTGCAACCACACCTGCGCGGGATTCAAAAAAAGCAGCCCCTGATCCCATCCATTGTCATTCTGCCCGTCGGGCTGCAGGCAGTTGGCGGAGCAGACCACCGGCACGCGCCCGTCGCGCTGAAAACGTTGCAGCGCCAGCGCGTTGGCCAGGGCGCGGCGCTGCGCGGGGTTGTTGGCGTTCAATTCAAACACCGCCAGCCGAAACCGCGCGTCCGGCACCAGCTTCTCCAGCGCATCGCGGAAACTCAGCGCGCCCTCCAGCGAGCCCGTGGGGCGCGGCCCATCCGTCCACACGTGCACATCGAACCACACCTCGCGCCCGTGCTGCCGGGCCAGCTCGAGAATCTGCCGCTGCGCGTTCAGATGCGTGATGCGCGAAGCCGCCCCCCGCACGGCCTGGGGATCGGTAATGACCTCCTCATAGGCAAAGTCTCCCACCACCAGAATGATCTCCGGATCACGCGCCCAGATGGCCTCCGCCAGCGCCTTAAATTTCGCATAATACGCCTCGTCCACGCGCTCCTCGTTGCCCAGTTGCAAATGCCGCAGCCGGTATGGCGCCCGATGGCCGTCGGCCACCCGCCGCCGCCCCCAGGGCGTCTCCGGCGGGCCGTTGACGTACTCAATGAAATCCGCCATGTCCTGCGGCGTTTCCCCCATGTTCACCGCCGGAATGGCCAAAAAACCTGCCGCCTCGCAGAAATTGAGAAAATCAAAAATGCCCCACCCGTTGGAAGCATAGGGATACCACCATCCCTTGTAGGGCGGACGCTGCTCGCGCGGGCCAATCATTTTTTTCCACCGATACTCCGGCGCATTCACCATGCACCCGCCATAACGCATCACCGTCAGCCCCTGGGCCACCAGCGCCTCGGCCACATCCCGCCGTACGGGCAGGCCCTTGAACCGCCCCCAGGCGCCGGGTTGCAGCAGGGCATAGCCCACCACCACGCTGCCCGGCTGCTTGAGCTTGAGCGCCAACCGCCCCGCCGGGTCCGTGGCGCCGGGCGTCAGCTTGAAGTTCAGCTTCTGCCAGCCTCCCGCCGCCACCGGCAGCCGCCGCTCCGCATACACCCGCGCCCCGTCGCGGCTCTCCAGCGCCACCCATAATTCGGTGTCCTCCGCCGCGCGCGCCACCACCAGGCCCTCGTACACCCTGCCGCGCTGGAAATACATGCCCCAGCGGTTCAAGCCCTGATTCTCGATCCCGATCTCCCCCACGCCGCTGCTGAAGGTGAGGCGCTGACTTTGCGGCCCTGAATACGCATCCCGGGTTTCCAGCCCGAACTCGCCCCGCGCACTGCCGCGGCGCAGGGGCCGCCACATGCCACTCACGCCCCGCCCCCACAGCTCCGCCTCCGCCTGCGCAAACTCCACCCGCCGCACCGCGCCGCCCGTGGTGAGGACCAGGTTGCGGAAACGCGCCTCCCGCTGCCACGTGCGCAGCCCCACCAGCCCCGCGCCCAGCGGATGTTGCGTATCCTCATAACGGGTGATCAGGCGCTCATTGACCCGCACCTCCAACGCCGTGCCCTCCATCCGCACCGCCAGCTTGTTCCATTGCCCCACCGCCACCTCGCACGGCACCGTGCGAATCGGCTCCCAATTCTGCCGGTGCCGCCCCAACACCAGCCGCCCGGACGTCTCCAGCGCGATCTCATAGCCCGTGAAACGATCCGCCCCCACTCCCGGCTCGCTGACCTTGACAATGAGTCCCGCATTGCCCGGGGCGCGCTCAGGGAAAAACACCTCCACACTCACCTCGCCCTCGCTCAGCGCCGGCGCCAGATCGCACAATAATTTCGGCCCGTCCCCGCCCGGCGCGTGCAGCACCCCCTCCTGCACCGTCCAGCTCCCGCCGTAAGCCGTGAAACCGCGCACCGGCAGCGGCGGCGCCGGCTCGGCAAAGCTCTCGCCAAACACCATCTGGCTGTCCAGCCCGCCATACACCTCATGATTCACATCCTCCAAACACGCCCCCGTCAGATAAGGGGAAATCCGGTGGGCACGCGCCGCGGCATCCACCGTAATCACGGCCTCGGGCGCCGCCCACAGTCCGGCCCCGAGCATCAACCAACCACCTATCAGCAACACCCTCATTTTCATGCTCTTCACCTTTTCCTGCGCCAGCTCCGCCGGCTCGATTGAATATCGCCCAGTTTCTGATGTTTTCTTAATCCCAGGCGTTGGCCTGCGCGCTTTCTATTCCACGCGCCATTCCAGGATCCCGCCGGACCAGCCCGGCTGCAGTTGCACCTCCAACCGCAGGGCGCGGGTCTCCACCGGCGCAAAAGTCACCCGGTTGAACCGGTCCATCTCCGTGCCATAGCCACTCGGCTGGGACACCGGCCGCCACTCCTCCCCGTCCCGATACAGCACCCGCCATGATTGCGGCACCCGGCAATGGGCCTGAATGCGCCGCTCATCCCACCAATACACCTCCACCGCGCGCACCCGCACGGGCCGGCCAAAATCATACTGCACCCACTCCACCGTCCCCCGATGATCCCACCAGGTGAACCGCGGGATTTTGGCGTCATCCGACGCCGCCGGCTCCACCTGGTCATTCAAGGCCGCCACGGTGTCCCGCGCAAAACAATGCGACGCCGAGGCCCGCGCCCCGCTGGCGAGCGTCGGCCGCGGCAGCGGCTCGGCCACCAGCGGCGTCTCCGCCATCCACACCCGCATTTCCCCGGCCTGCCGGTTGGCATGTGCAAAATAAGGAATGGCCATGAAGGTGGCGTTGGACATTCCCGGCACCCGGTTTTGCGGCAGGTACAACGTGTCCGGCCACTCCGCCCGATGCACGGCCACGGCCGGACCGCGGAGCACCGTCACCCCGCCCAGCAGGCCCGGTTGATGCTCCGCCCGCAGCGGGGCCTCGGGCGGAATCACCAGATGCCGCACACTGCCGCCGTGATCCACGCCCTCCAAACAGTAAAACAGCGGCCCGCGTTGCAGCGCCACCCGCCCGCGGTTGGCCTCCACCTTCGGATGCGCCTGCACGCGCCGCACCGGCAGCGGCAGGGACAATTCCACCACCTCGCCCCGCCGCCAGGTGCGCTGCAGGCGCGCATAACCCCGCACCACCTCCACCGTGCCCACCCCGCGCCCGTTCACCCGCAGCCGCGGCTGCTCACCCCACCCCGGCAACCGCACATACAAGGCAAAATCCACCGCCCGCTCGGGCGTGACCACCAGCTTGATCTCGCCCTCCCAGGGATAACGCGTGAGCTGGCGCAAGTGCACCGGCACACCCTGCACCGGCACCGTCGTCCGGCTGCCGATGAACAAATTGACATACACCTCGCCCGGCGCCTGGGCATAAATGCAGCCCGGCAGCGCCCCCATGATCTTGAGAAACATGGGCGGACAACACGGGCAGGAATGCCACGCCCAGCGCTGCCGTTGCGGGCCGGCGGCCAGCGGATTGTCGTAGAAATACCGGTCCCCGCTCAGGGAAACACCGGTGAGAATGGCGTTGTACAACACCCGCTCCAGTTCATCCGCGTAGCGCGCCTCGCCCAGCGCCAGATTAAGCTGGTGATGAAAAAATCCCGCCCCCACCGCCGCGCACGTTTCCAGATAGCCGTCATTGGGCAGCTCATAATCCCCGCCAAACCCCTCATGCTGCGCCACCGCCCCCAGCCCGCCGGTGATGTACATGCGCCGCTGCACCATATTGCTCCACAGCCGCGTGGCCGCCGCCAGATAATCCGCCCGCCCA comes from Verrucomicrobiia bacterium and encodes:
- a CDS encoding DUF1080 domain-containing protein translates to MKMRVLLIGGWLMLGAGLWAAPEAVITVDAAARAHRISPYLTGACLEDVNHEVYGGLDSQMVFGESFAEPAPPLPVRGFTAYGGSWTVQEGVLHAPGGDGPKLLCDLAPALSEGEVSVEVFFPERAPGNAGLIVKVSEPGVGADRFTGYEIALETSGRLVLGRHRQNWEPIRTVPCEVAVGQWNKLAVRMEGTALEVRVNERLITRYEDTQHPLGAGLVGLRTWQREARFRNLVLTTGGAVRRVEFAQAEAELWGRGVSGMWRPLRRGSARGEFGLETRDAYSGPQSQRLTFSSGVGEIGIENQGLNRWGMYFQRGRVYEGLVVARAAEDTELWVALESRDGARVYAERRLPVAAGGWQKLNFKLTPGATDPAGRLALKLKQPGSVVVGYALLQPGAWGRFKGLPVRRDVAEALVAQGLTVMRYGGCMVNAPEYRWKKMIGPREQRPPYKGWWYPYASNGWGIFDFLNFCEAAGFLAIPAVNMGETPQDMADFIEYVNGPPETPWGRRRVADGHRAPYRLRHLQLGNEERVDEAYYAKFKALAEAIWARDPEIILVVGDFAYEEVITDPQAVRGAASRITHLNAQRQILELARQHGREVWFDVHVWTDGPRPTGSLEGALSFRDALEKLVPDARFRLAVFELNANNPAQRRALANALALQRFQRDGRVPVVCSANCLQPDGQNDNGWDQGLLFLNPAQVWLQPPGYVTRLFARHYQPWAVRAEVQGAGEALEVTATRSEDGRALVVQVVNLSDQPVPARLELAGFVPARAEAVVEELAGPLDARNTAAAPERVAPQSRRWRHGAAGGPPRWVFAPHSVTFLQFK
- a CDS encoding glycoside hydrolase family 127 protein encodes the protein MECSSAAHTAARGQGQPAARARARFWRLWLRVGLVALGLTGGVRGAPAPLTPVPVAQVVIEDAFWSPKLKVWREVTIPDCFAKFEQDGALTNFDRVREGRSGQHAGPPWYDGLIYEMIRASADFLAARREAALEGRVDGYIERIAAAQARHPQGYLNTYTQLERPHQPWGLNGGDDNWQHDVYNAGALVEAAVHYYRATGKTRLLEVAVRLANHMADVMGPPPKANVVPGHSLPEEALVKLYGLFKEEPGLKARMPVPVEELQYLRLAEFWIENRGRHAGRKSFGAYGQDHRPVLEQETLEGHAVRATLLCAGVVAAARANGRADYLAAATRLWSNMVQRRMYITGGLGAVAQHEGFGGDYELPNDGYLETCAAVGAGFFHHQLNLALGEARYADELERVLYNAILTGVSLSGDRYFYDNPLAAGPQRQRWAWHSCPCCPPMFLKIMGALPGCIYAQAPGEVYVNLFIGSRTTVPVQGVPVHLRQLTRYPWEGEIKLVVTPERAVDFALYVRLPGWGEQPRLRVNGRGVGTVEVVRGYARLQRTWRRGEVVELSLPLPVRRVQAHPKVEANRGRVALQRGPLFYCLEGVDHGGSVRHLVIPPEAPLRAEHQPGLLGGVTVLRGPAVAVHRAEWPDTLYLPQNRVPGMSNATFMAIPYFAHANRQAGEMRVWMAETPLVAEPLPRPTLASGARASASHCFARDTVAALNDQVEPAASDDAKIPRFTWWDHRGTVEWVQYDFGRPVRVRAVEVYWWDERRIQAHCRVPQSWRVLYRDGEEWRPVSQPSGYGTEMDRFNRVTFAPVETRALRLEVQLQPGWSGGILEWRVE